One part of the Chryseobacterium sp. 7 genome encodes these proteins:
- a CDS encoding MvdC/MvdD family ATP grasp protein, with protein MILCITHSQDFYNIDLFFEYLASQNIPYFRLNSDRLNHFQKISIYEDSFELTDEYGNTIHSENINGVWHRKAWRISAPEELDQDYEKIFMKEYGSLRYNLLTALEDIPWINPYENEKKVDGNKIFQLKIAQRNNLIIPKTIFSNDEEKIKTFFYQYCQGKAIAKLHGVTAKTMSGENMISSTIIEEESLEHLSDIAYCPMIFQPYIDKEYELRIVYVDGEFFTGKINNSENADWRIAREGYFWSAYELPDSIKTNLTSMMKEMGLYTGAIDVIKGKDGHYYFLEVNPQGEWGMLQKELGFPIAERIADNLIKRINFHE; from the coding sequence ATGATTCTCTGCATCACCCATTCACAGGATTTTTATAATATTGATCTCTTTTTCGAATACCTGGCTTCCCAAAATATTCCTTATTTCAGACTGAATTCTGACCGCCTGAATCATTTTCAGAAAATCAGCATTTATGAAGATTCATTTGAATTGACAGATGAATACGGAAATACCATACATTCTGAGAACATCAATGGAGTATGGCATCGGAAAGCCTGGAGAATTAGTGCTCCCGAAGAGCTGGATCAGGACTATGAAAAAATCTTTATGAAAGAATATGGAAGTCTCCGATACAACCTGCTGACAGCTTTGGAAGATATTCCTTGGATCAACCCCTATGAAAATGAAAAAAAAGTTGACGGAAACAAGATATTTCAGCTGAAAATTGCACAAAGAAATAACTTAATCATCCCAAAAACCATTTTTTCCAACGATGAAGAGAAAATAAAAACATTTTTCTATCAATACTGCCAGGGAAAAGCTATTGCAAAGCTGCACGGAGTAACGGCAAAAACAATGTCAGGTGAAAACATGATTTCCTCTACCATTATTGAAGAAGAATCCTTGGAACACCTGTCTGATATTGCGTATTGTCCGATGATCTTCCAGCCTTATATTGACAAAGAATATGAACTGAGAATTGTTTATGTAGACGGCGAATTCTTTACAGGAAAGATCAATAACAGTGAAAATGCAGATTGGAGAATAGCCCGTGAAGGGTATTTCTGGTCTGCCTATGAACTTCCGGATTCTATTAAAACCAATCTCACTTCTATGATGAAAGAAATGGGATTGTATACAGGAGCCATTGATGTGATCAAAGGAAAAGATGGACACTATTATTTCCTTGAAGTAAATCCACAAGGGGAATGGGGAATGCTGCAGAAAGAACTTGGTTTCCCCATCGCAGAAAGAATTGCCGATAATCTTATCAAAAGAATTAATTTCCATGAATAA
- a CDS encoding 5-(carboxyamino)imidazole ribonucleotide synthase: protein MKIGILGGGQLGRMLIQSALKYDDEFYTLDPASDAPCHNISYFTQGNFNDYETVLNFGKDKDVVTIEIEHVNADALAELEKQGIKVVPNANIIKTIQQKILQKEFYKAHDIPSPEFQVVWNSDEKIIMPLPFVQKMNTGGYDGKGVQVIKTEEDYQHLWTEPSVIESMVDIEKELSVIVARNEKGETNIFPVTEMVADPKLNLLDFNVCPVLLTEDVQNQIDSITEKFLAAVNSPGLFAIELFLDKEGKIWVNETAPRLHNSGHQSQEGNTNSQFEQMYRVVKNLPLADTDAITYSGMLNLVGAEGYTGKVVYEGMEDVLQLTKTYIHLYGKTETKPGRKMGHINVLADSREELMEKLVQVKGMIRVIAE, encoded by the coding sequence ATGAAAATAGGAATTCTGGGAGGCGGACAGCTGGGAAGAATGCTGATACAAAGTGCACTGAAGTATGATGATGAGTTTTATACTCTGGATCCGGCTTCTGATGCACCGTGTCATAATATCTCGTATTTTACACAGGGAAATTTTAATGACTACGAAACGGTTTTGAACTTCGGAAAAGACAAAGATGTAGTAACCATTGAAATAGAACACGTAAATGCTGATGCACTGGCAGAGCTTGAAAAACAGGGAATAAAAGTGGTCCCTAATGCCAATATCATCAAAACAATCCAGCAAAAAATCCTTCAGAAAGAATTTTATAAAGCTCACGATATTCCAAGTCCTGAATTTCAGGTGGTATGGAACAGTGATGAAAAGATCATTATGCCATTACCATTTGTTCAGAAAATGAATACCGGAGGATATGACGGAAAAGGAGTGCAGGTAATCAAAACGGAAGAAGACTATCAACACTTATGGACAGAACCCTCTGTTATTGAAAGTATGGTAGATATTGAAAAAGAACTTTCCGTTATTGTAGCAAGAAACGAAAAAGGCGAAACCAATATTTTCCCGGTAACGGAAATGGTGGCTGATCCAAAGCTGAATCTTTTAGATTTCAATGTATGTCCGGTTCTTCTGACGGAAGATGTTCAGAACCAGATTGATTCTATCACGGAAAAATTCTTAGCTGCAGTAAACTCACCGGGATTATTTGCCATTGAATTGTTCCTTGATAAAGAAGGAAAAATATGGGTAAATGAAACAGCTCCAAGACTTCACAATTCAGGACACCAGAGCCAGGAAGGAAACACCAATTCGCAGTTTGAGCAGATGTACCGTGTGGTAAAAAACTTACCTTTAGCAGATACCGATGCTATTACTTACAGCGGAATGCTGAATCTGGTAGGAGCAGAAGGATATACCGGTAAAGTAGTCTATGAAGGAATGGAAGACGTTCTTCAGCTTACAAAAACTTACATCCACTTATACGGAAAAACAGAAACCAAACCTGGAAGGAAAATGGGACATATCAATGTCCTTGCAGACTCCAGAGAAGAGCTTATGGAAAAACTTGTACAGGTGAAAGGAATGATAAGAGTGATTGCTGAGTAA
- a CDS encoding diphosphomevalonate/mevalonate 3,5-bisphosphate decarboxylase family protein — protein MTTQDFIGKENFNIHTQTVSESCPSNIALIKYWGKYDNQIPANPSISYTLNHCKTNTSMEFTANDTFSVQTFLSGNEEVKFAEKIEKYFKNIEKYLPWILKGKYIIRTENTFPHSSGIASSASGFGAIAKCLMALDASFTEKTSEEESLRKASFLARLGSGSACRSLYNGLVVWGKTDEVEESSDLFGVQYPDAEIHEVFKNFNDWVLLIHEGQKSVSSTVGHGLMNTNPYAERRFQEARENFVPMKEILKNGDMERFIKLVEHEALTLHAMMMMSDPAFILMKTGTLEVINKIWDFRRETGLPLFFTLDAGANVHLLFPNNGSEEQIKAFIEAELLQHTQKNGVVKDIMRF, from the coding sequence ATGACGACACAAGATTTTATAGGAAAAGAAAATTTCAATATTCATACACAAACGGTTTCAGAAAGCTGCCCGTCTAATATTGCCCTGATTAAATATTGGGGAAAATATGATAATCAGATTCCTGCCAACCCTAGCATCAGCTATACTTTAAACCATTGTAAAACCAATACTTCAATGGAATTTACAGCAAATGATACTTTTTCAGTACAAACTTTCCTGTCTGGAAACGAAGAAGTGAAATTTGCCGAAAAAATTGAAAAATATTTCAAAAATATAGAAAAATACCTTCCCTGGATTTTAAAAGGAAAATATATCATCAGAACAGAAAATACATTTCCACACAGTTCCGGGATAGCAAGCTCAGCTTCAGGATTTGGAGCCATTGCAAAATGTCTGATGGCATTGGATGCTTCATTTACTGAAAAGACATCTGAAGAAGAATCTTTGAGAAAAGCTTCATTTTTAGCAAGATTAGGAAGCGGAAGTGCATGCCGAAGTTTATACAATGGACTTGTAGTGTGGGGAAAAACGGATGAGGTAGAAGAGAGTTCAGATCTATTCGGGGTACAATATCCGGATGCTGAAATTCATGAAGTTTTCAAAAACTTTAATGACTGGGTTCTGTTAATTCATGAAGGCCAGAAAAGTGTTTCTTCAACCGTAGGACATGGCTTGATGAATACCAATCCTTATGCAGAAAGAAGGTTTCAGGAAGCAAGGGAAAACTTTGTTCCGATGAAAGAAATCCTGAAAAACGGAGATATGGAACGTTTTATTAAGCTTGTAGAGCATGAAGCCCTTACATTACATGCAATGATGATGATGAGTGATCCTGCTTTTATCCTGATGAAAACAGGTACTTTGGAAGTCATCAATAAAATATGGGATTTCAGAAGAGAAACCGGTCTTCCTTTATTCTTTACGCTGGATGCCGGAGCCAATGTTCACCTTCTGTTTCCAAATAATGGGTCGGAAGAACAGATCAAAGCCTTTATTGAAGCTGAATTATTACAGCACACTCAAAAGAATGGAGTAGTGAAGGATATAATGAGATTTTAA
- a CDS encoding AMP-dependent synthetase/ligase gives MNLAEAIILKNVEKHPIKGAIGFKKKDAGWKELSWKKFSEIIFKTANALKESGVQENDKVAIYSDNSSEWMIMDLASMAIGAITVPIYSTNNAEQAEHIINDSGAKVVLVGNQMQYDACLEFLHKEENNLKTIIVSKKAVWIKKEFNSFYLEDFIAKASPKLEICKKENDDTATLIYTSGTTGTPKGVMLTHGNFIKAFDSHFEFFKFKNFEEELSLAFLPLSHVFERSWSLLSLYGGARVYFLEDPKNVAKALEEVKPTAMCAVPRFFQKVYAGVLEKAEEGSSLKKKIFDWALKTGWETSELRRNEKPIPFGLKFKETVADMLVFSKIKDKMGGRLWFLPCGGASLSPEVTRFFESVGIHVTVGYGLTETTATLTLFPLTHFEHGTSGKPLPGVEMRIGENDEIQARGNGIMKGYYNKPEETQNVFTEDGWFKTGDAGKFDDKGNLIITDRIKDLMKTSNGKYIAPQQIENLLTNNNFIQQIMLIAEARQFVSALIVPNFEFLQDYIRKNNIPFTNLEDAVKNEKVINFYKEKIKELQDHLSDYEKVKKFTLMPAEFDINTGEITPTLKVKRNVVIKKYADIIEKMY, from the coding sequence ATGAATCTTGCAGAGGCAATTATCCTTAAAAATGTAGAAAAGCATCCTATAAAAGGGGCAATCGGGTTTAAAAAGAAAGATGCAGGTTGGAAAGAGCTGAGCTGGAAAAAATTCAGTGAAATTATTTTTAAAACAGCCAATGCTTTAAAAGAATCCGGAGTTCAGGAGAATGACAAAGTCGCTATTTATTCAGACAATTCATCAGAATGGATGATCATGGATCTGGCTTCAATGGCTATTGGTGCTATTACGGTACCTATTTATTCAACCAATAATGCTGAGCAGGCAGAACATATCATTAACGATTCTGGAGCTAAAGTTGTTTTGGTAGGAAATCAGATGCAGTATGACGCCTGTCTTGAGTTTTTACATAAAGAAGAAAACAACCTGAAAACGATTATTGTTTCCAAAAAAGCAGTGTGGATCAAAAAAGAATTCAACAGTTTTTATCTTGAAGATTTTATTGCAAAAGCTTCACCGAAGCTGGAGATCTGTAAGAAAGAAAATGATGATACCGCAACATTAATTTATACTTCCGGAACCACCGGAACCCCAAAAGGAGTAATGCTTACTCATGGAAATTTCATCAAAGCATTCGACTCTCATTTTGAATTTTTTAAGTTTAAAAATTTTGAAGAAGAACTTTCATTGGCATTCTTACCATTAAGCCATGTCTTTGAAAGAAGCTGGAGTTTATTGAGTCTTTATGGAGGTGCCCGTGTTTATTTCCTGGAAGATCCGAAAAACGTAGCCAAAGCACTGGAAGAAGTAAAGCCTACAGCCATGTGTGCTGTACCAAGATTTTTCCAGAAGGTCTATGCCGGAGTTTTGGAGAAAGCGGAAGAAGGTTCATCATTAAAGAAAAAAATCTTTGACTGGGCACTTAAAACCGGATGGGAAACTTCAGAATTAAGAAGAAATGAAAAGCCGATTCCTTTTGGATTAAAATTCAAGGAAACTGTTGCAGATATGCTGGTTTTCAGTAAAATTAAAGATAAAATGGGTGGCAGACTTTGGTTTTTACCTTGTGGTGGAGCGTCATTGTCTCCGGAAGTTACTCGCTTTTTTGAATCAGTAGGAATTCACGTAACCGTTGGTTATGGATTAACAGAAACTACAGCCACATTGACTCTTTTTCCTTTGACTCATTTTGAACATGGAACCAGCGGAAAACCGCTTCCGGGAGTAGAAATGCGTATCGGAGAAAATGATGAGATCCAGGCGAGAGGAAACGGTATCATGAAAGGATATTACAATAAACCTGAAGAAACCCAGAACGTATTTACAGAAGACGGATGGTTCAAAACCGGTGATGCAGGAAAGTTTGACGATAAAGGAAACCTGATCATTACAGACAGGATCAAAGATCTGATGAAAACTTCCAACGGAAAATACATCGCTCCTCAACAAATCGAAAACCTCCTGACGAATAATAACTTTATCCAGCAGATTATGCTGATTGCTGAAGCAAGACAGTTTGTTTCAGCATTGATTGTTCCCAATTTTGAATTTTTACAGGATTATATCAGGAAAAATAATATTCCTTTTACCAATTTGGAAGATGCTGTAAAAAATGAAAAGGTAATCAACTTTTATAAAGAGAAAATTAAAGAATTGCAGGATCACCTTTCAGACTATGAAAAAGTGAAGAAATTCACCCTAATGCCGGCAGAATTTGATATCAATACCGGAGAAATTACTCCTACATTGAAAGTCAAAAGAAATGTAGTGATTAAAAAATATGCAGATATTATAGAAAAAATGTACTAA
- a CDS encoding nuclear transport factor 2 family protein encodes MNKIIVFLVLISISAFGQQNKDIEKPIRNLFLGMKNADSELVKSAFTENAVLQTITKDGTVKSDSIQEFVASVSKFPKGDLDERIIVEAVHTDGNLASVFTPYSFYLKGKLSHCGANSFQLVKQNNEWKIQYIIDTRRKDNCKEIQ; translated from the coding sequence ATGAATAAAATAATTGTATTTCTTGTTCTGATCAGTATTTCAGCTTTCGGTCAGCAGAATAAAGATATTGAAAAACCTATCCGTAACCTGTTCCTTGGCATGAAAAATGCAGATTCTGAGCTGGTAAAATCAGCCTTTACCGAAAATGCTGTTCTTCAGACCATCACTAAAGACGGTACTGTAAAAAGCGACAGTATACAGGAATTCGTAGCTTCGGTTTCAAAATTTCCAAAAGGGGATTTGGATGAAAGGATTATAGTAGAAGCCGTTCATACAGATGGAAACCTTGCAAGCGTGTTTACCCCTTATTCTTTTTATTTGAAGGGGAAGCTATCCCATTGTGGGGCAAATAGTTTTCAACTGGTAAAGCAAAATAACGAATGGAAAATCCAATATATTATTGATACAAGAAGAAAAGATAATTGTAAAGAAATACAATAA
- a CDS encoding MvdD family ATP-grasp ribosomal peptide maturase gives MNKILIITHTADNFSIEKVTEYIGQNGCEVIRFDVDIYPLQNKLSTIFQDGEWISYLETPDAKHRLDDISAIWYRRAYNIGSGLREEMDSKFYGAAMGEIRNTLFGFFESVDAYSLGKPSVYRRLDSKEEQLKIADKLGLTIPATCLTNNPDEARKFILKHQNVVAKMQTGFAIYEDGVENVVYTNVVSEDKLEELDSLLYCPMQFQQMIQKKKELRITIVGRDVYAFEIDSQQSEDAKIDWRKDGVNLLDKWNRTELPADVEAKLLELLDVYNVDYGAIDMIVSPEDEYYFIEINAAGEFFWLDNLTEGNLISKSIADVLCDKAPRRNNEVMA, from the coding sequence ATGAATAAAATTTTAATTATTACCCATACCGCAGATAATTTTTCTATTGAAAAAGTAACAGAATACATTGGACAAAATGGATGCGAAGTCATTCGTTTTGATGTTGATATTTATCCTTTACAAAACAAGCTGTCCACTATTTTCCAGGATGGGGAATGGATAAGTTACCTTGAAACTCCAGACGCAAAACACCGTTTGGATGATATTTCTGCCATCTGGTACAGAAGAGCTTACAATATAGGAAGCGGACTCAGGGAAGAAATGGATTCCAAATTTTACGGAGCTGCAATGGGTGAAATTCGCAATACCCTTTTCGGCTTTTTTGAGTCTGTAGATGCCTATTCTTTGGGAAAACCGAGTGTTTACAGAAGACTGGACAGTAAGGAAGAACAACTGAAAATTGCAGATAAATTAGGATTGACCATTCCGGCAACCTGTCTTACAAACAATCCGGATGAAGCCAGAAAATTTATCCTGAAACACCAAAATGTAGTAGCCAAAATGCAAACCGGTTTTGCCATCTATGAAGACGGTGTGGAAAATGTAGTGTATACCAACGTAGTGAGTGAAGATAAGCTGGAAGAGCTGGATTCATTATTGTACTGCCCGATGCAGTTTCAGCAAATGATTCAAAAGAAAAAAGAACTTCGTATTACTATTGTGGGAAGAGATGTTTATGCATTCGAAATAGACTCTCAACAGTCTGAAGACGCTAAAATAGACTGGAGAAAAGACGGAGTTAATCTCTTAGATAAATGGAACAGAACAGAACTTCCGGCAGATGTAGAAGCAAAACTGCTTGAACTTCTGGATGTTTACAACGTAGATTACGGAGCGATAGACATGATTGTTTCTCCCGAAGACGAATATTATTTCATCGAGATCAATGCCGCAGGAGAGTTTTTCTGGCTGGATAATCTTACAGAAGGAAACCTTATTTCCAAAAGCATTGCAGACGTTCTCTGCGACAAAGCACCAAGAAGAAATAATGAGGTAATGGCTTAA
- a CDS encoding sulfite exporter TauE/SafE family protein gives MSEIIILFLGAISAGLLGSLTGLGGGVIIIPLLTLGFGVPMHYAIGASLISVIGTSSGAAVAFVKEGFTNMRIGMFLEIATTAGAIVGALVSGMLNPNTIGIIFASILLLTVILNLKGKPDHQEPLVKGSLEEKLKLYGTFPDKGILKSYSARNTVPGFLMMMFAGAMSGLLGIGSGALKVLAMDNMMKLPFKVSTTTSNFMIGVTAVASALIYFQRGEIIPVIVAPVLIGVVIGSFIGSKTLMVSKTKKLKVFFAIVITILSIYMMYNGINKSFR, from the coding sequence ATGTCAGAAATCATCATACTCTTCCTTGGCGCAATTTCCGCTGGTCTTTTAGGTTCATTGACGGGTTTAGGAGGGGGAGTTATCATCATTCCTTTATTAACGCTAGGTTTTGGCGTTCCAATGCATTATGCTATCGGTGCTTCACTTATTTCTGTGATCGGGACCTCTTCCGGTGCGGCTGTAGCTTTCGTAAAAGAAGGTTTTACCAATATGAGAATCGGGATGTTTCTCGAAATAGCCACCACGGCAGGAGCTATTGTAGGAGCCTTAGTGTCTGGCATGCTTAACCCCAATACGATCGGAATTATTTTCGCCAGTATTCTTCTTTTAACGGTTATTTTAAATCTTAAAGGAAAACCGGATCATCAGGAGCCTTTGGTGAAAGGAAGTCTGGAAGAGAAACTGAAATTGTACGGAACTTTCCCGGATAAAGGGATTTTAAAAAGCTATTCAGCAAGAAATACAGTTCCGGGATTTTTGATGATGATGTTTGCAGGAGCCATGTCTGGTCTTTTAGGGATTGGTTCCGGAGCATTGAAGGTATTGGCAATGGACAATATGATGAAACTGCCTTTCAAAGTATCTACAACTACCAGTAACTTTATGATTGGAGTAACGGCTGTTGCCAGTGCCCTGATCTATTTCCAGAGAGGAGAAATTATTCCGGTCATTGTAGCTCCGGTATTAATAGGAGTAGTAATCGGAAGTTTTATCGGTTCAAAAACGCTGATGGTATCAAAGACCAAAAAATTAAAAGTATTTTTTGCCATTGTGATTACCATTCTTTCCATTTATATGATGTATAACGGTATCAACAAAAGCTTCAGATAA
- a CDS encoding NAD-dependent epimerase/dehydratase family protein: protein MIFVTGATGILGRIIVLELLKRGKHVRASKRPGSNISEVKHSYSFYTENPDDFFNKIEWVNVDFDDLDSLQTALIGVDEVYHCAAKVSFHPKDEKEMYRTNIKGTENLLFACEGSDVKKFLHVSSVAVLDSYNEKGELDEESDFNPKLEHSAYAISKHLSEMEVWRASAEGLNTIIINPGMIVGSGNWTQSSGELFSTFEDNSFTFSGGSAYVDVRDVANTAIGLMDNNLFGERFIIVAENNRYADLAKQVRIRLGLKDARILSQSVLNIGRIANTLFGWLIPKLKMVTKSNIEAISSFNTISNHKVKEKLNYQFIPVKESIDFHLNNYINDKKLKK, encoded by the coding sequence ATGATTTTTGTAACGGGTGCTACCGGAATTCTGGGAAGAATAATTGTACTGGAACTTCTTAAAAGGGGTAAACATGTACGTGCTTCCAAAAGACCGGGCAGCAATATAAGCGAAGTAAAGCATTCATACAGCTTTTATACGGAGAATCCTGACGATTTTTTTAATAAAATTGAATGGGTAAACGTAGATTTTGATGACCTCGATTCTTTGCAAACTGCACTGATAGGTGTAGATGAGGTATATCATTGTGCTGCAAAAGTAAGCTTTCATCCGAAAGATGAAAAAGAAATGTACCGTACCAACATCAAAGGTACAGAGAATCTTTTATTTGCCTGTGAAGGATCAGACGTTAAAAAGTTTCTCCATGTAAGCTCTGTTGCTGTTCTTGATAGTTATAATGAAAAAGGAGAGCTGGATGAAGAATCTGATTTTAATCCGAAACTGGAACATTCTGCCTATGCTATTTCCAAACATTTATCCGAAATGGAAGTATGGAGAGCCTCAGCAGAAGGTCTCAATACTATTATTATCAATCCTGGAATGATTGTGGGAAGCGGAAACTGGACTCAAAGCAGCGGTGAACTTTTCTCTACCTTTGAAGACAATAGTTTTACCTTTTCGGGAGGTTCCGCTTATGTTGATGTAAGAGATGTTGCCAATACTGCCATAGGATTAATGGATAATAATCTTTTCGGAGAACGTTTTATCATTGTCGCTGAAAATAACAGATATGCTGATCTTGCAAAACAGGTCAGAATCCGCCTCGGGCTTAAAGATGCCAGAATTCTTTCACAATCTGTATTAAATATCGGAAGAATAGCCAACACCCTTTTCGGATGGCTGATCCCTAAACTGAAAATGGTCACTAAATCAAATATTGAGGCCATTTCTTCCTTCAACACCATTTCCAATCACAAAGTCAAAGAAAAGCTGAATTATCAGTTTATTCCCGTAAAAGAAAGTATAGACTTTCATCTGAATAATTATATTAACGACAAAAAGCTGAAGAAATGA
- a CDS encoding DUF1634 domain-containing protein: MKKNFTDVDLNRSVGNLLRLGVILSVATSLIGFVKLFFEGFKMPEKYTSLVVGTSSEKVWGHFWTSLCKGEGTAIIQMGILLLIFTPLMRIVFALIGYLKEKDYVYVVISSIVLAIMAVSFFAGYAH, from the coding sequence ATGAAAAAGAATTTTACAGATGTAGATCTGAACCGTTCCGTAGGAAATCTTCTGAGACTGGGTGTTATTCTTTCTGTAGCAACATCTCTGATCGGTTTTGTGAAGCTATTTTTTGAAGGTTTTAAAATGCCGGAAAAATATACCAGCCTTGTGGTAGGTACTTCTTCTGAAAAGGTTTGGGGACATTTCTGGACTTCTCTGTGCAAAGGAGAAGGGACAGCTATTATTCAGATGGGTATCCTTTTGCTAATCTTCACGCCCTTGATGAGGATTGTTTTTGCTTTAATAGGCTATTTAAAAGAAAAAGACTACGTGTATGTAGTCATTTCTTCTATTGTTTTAGCAATTATGGCAGTGAGTTTCTTTGCAGGCTATGCCCACTAA
- a CDS encoding VOC family protein, whose translation MKIHHIAIICSDYAVSKKFYTEILNLNIIREVYREERQSYKLDLAIGEHYIIELFSFPDPPQRPSRPEACGLRHLAFSVENVKEKRNELVGKGLICEEIRIDEFTGKEFFFTQDPDHLPLEFYEM comes from the coding sequence ATGAAAATCCATCATATTGCAATCATCTGTTCAGATTATGCTGTTTCAAAGAAATTTTATACAGAAATTCTAAATCTGAATATCATTCGTGAAGTATACCGCGAAGAAAGACAATCTTACAAGCTTGATCTGGCAATCGGGGAGCATTATATAATAGAACTGTTCTCTTTCCCAGATCCTCCACAGCGTCCGTCACGTCCCGAAGCATGTGGTTTAAGACATTTAGCTTTCTCGGTAGAGAACGTTAAAGAAAAACGAAATGAACTGGTAGGAAAGGGGCTTATCTGTGAAGAAATCCGGATAGACGAATTCACTGGAAAAGAATTTTTCTTTACCCAGGATCCCGATCACCTGCCGTTAGAGTTTTATGAAATGTAA
- a CDS encoding DUF1543 domain-containing protein: protein MKNELKLFYVILGATPKGRNIEQHDVFFGIAENLKDLIPDMKEFWKEAEGKIHLDCHQEVRFADGYKVEIVEKGEKSPENQLFFLNLGGYKPGFFEEFHEQHLMVGESMGEIVKRAKATEFYQTMGFEGAVSHIDDKHGVDIDDIFNVSDILPTYMKEKYSIILHKSDEKNQENPMGLGYLKIDKIQ from the coding sequence ATGAAAAATGAATTGAAATTATTTTATGTCATCCTGGGGGCAACTCCCAAAGGAAGAAATATTGAACAGCACGATGTTTTTTTCGGAATTGCGGAGAATCTGAAAGATCTGATTCCGGATATGAAAGAGTTTTGGAAAGAAGCAGAAGGAAAAATTCACTTAGATTGTCATCAGGAAGTGAGATTTGCAGACGGATATAAGGTGGAGATTGTAGAAAAAGGAGAAAAATCTCCAGAAAACCAATTGTTTTTCCTCAATTTAGGAGGTTACAAGCCTGGTTTCTTCGAAGAATTTCATGAGCAGCATCTGATGGTAGGAGAGTCTATGGGAGAGATTGTAAAAAGAGCAAAGGCTACCGAATTTTACCAAACTATGGGCTTTGAAGGTGCTGTAAGCCATATTGATGATAAGCATGGAGTAGATATTGATGATATTTTCAATGTAAGTGATATTCTTCCAACTTATATGAAAGAAAAATATTCTATCATTCTTCATAAATCTGATGAAAAAAATCAGGAGAACCCAATGGGACTTGGTTATTTAAAAATTGATAAAATTCAATAA
- a CDS encoding endonuclease/exonuclease/phosphatase family protein gives MTILPKIQHSHWIFRVPEFAKIQVTYLIFFTFLLGFFTDSKEYLWYYQSVLLVLFVHHSHTLIKYTRLYPVKKHRQRHKSSDKLHFISANVYQFNKEHEKFIGLVKKYNPDFFMTMESNGDWEKAMRPLEKEYGYQHKVTLENTYGMHFYSRIEIKEAKTHYFVADDIPSIEVHMKTADGFSFVFFGVHPPPPSPTEEETSKERDGDLLSTAKCVKDIKKPVIVVGDFNNVAWSRSSVLFRKTSHLIDPRIGHSFVSTFHAKYRLLRFPIDLMFHSEDIFIKQLKTLENFGSDHLPVYCEFFIDHHNDEQEELIETATAEEKAEAEIMIEEGKKEDGERETVVTED, from the coding sequence ATGACAATACTACCAAAAATACAGCATTCACACTGGATATTCCGGGTTCCGGAATTTGCTAAAATACAGGTTACTTATCTTATCTTTTTCACCTTCTTGTTAGGTTTTTTTACTGATTCTAAAGAATATTTATGGTACTACCAGAGTGTTCTGCTGGTCTTGTTTGTTCATCATAGTCATACTCTTATCAAGTACACCCGCTTATACCCCGTAAAGAAGCACAGACAACGTCATAAATCTTCTGATAAACTGCATTTTATTTCAGCTAACGTCTATCAGTTCAATAAAGAACACGAAAAATTCATTGGACTTGTTAAAAAGTATAATCCTGATTTTTTCATGACTATGGAAAGCAATGGCGACTGGGAAAAAGCAATGAGACCTTTAGAAAAAGAATATGGTTATCAGCATAAGGTAACTCTTGAAAACACCTACGGCATGCATTTCTATTCCAGAATTGAAATCAAAGAAGCAAAGACTCATTATTTCGTAGCTGATGATATTCCAAGTATTGAGGTACATATGAAAACAGCTGATGGTTTTTCTTTTGTTTTCTTTGGAGTTCACCCGCCGCCGCCAAGTCCTACAGAAGAAGAAACATCAAAGGAAAGGGATGGTGATCTTCTAAGCACAGCCAAATGTGTAAAAGACATCAAAAAACCTGTTATTGTAGTGGGAGATTTCAATAATGTTGCATGGTCAAGATCATCTGTGCTTTTCAGAAAAACAAGCCATCTGATAGATCCGAGAATCGGACATTCTTTTGTTTCCACCTTTCATGCGAAATACCGTCTTTTAAGGTTTCCTATCGATCTGATGTTTCACAGTGAAGATATTTTTATTAAACAGTTGAAGACATTGGAAAATTTTGGTTCAGACCACCTCCCGGTATATTGTGAGTTTTTCATAGATCATCACAATGATGAACAGGAAGAGCTTATAGAAACAGCAACTGCTGAAGAAAAAGCAGAGGCTGAAATCATGATAGAGGAAGGAAAGAAAGAAGATGGCGAACGGGAAACTGTTGTTACTGAGGATTAA